A genomic window from Macaca thibetana thibetana isolate TM-01 chromosome 16, ASM2454274v1, whole genome shotgun sequence includes:
- the ERN1 gene encoding serine/threonine-protein kinase/endoribonuclease IRE1 isoform X2 produces the protein MGKKQDIWYVIDLLTGEKQQTLSSAFADSLCPSTSLLYLGRTEYTITMYDTKTRELRWNATYFDYAASLPEDDMDYKMSHFVSNGDGLVVTVDSESGDVLWIQNYASPVVAFYVWQREGLRKVMHINVAVETLRYLTFMSGEVGRITKWKYPFPKETEAKSKLTPTLYVGKYSTSLYASPSMVHEGVAVVPRGSTLPLLEGPQTDGVTIGDKGECVITPSTELKFDSGLKSKNKLNYLRNYWLLIGHHETPLSASTKMLERFPNNLPKHRENVIPADSEKKSFEEVINLVDQTSENAPTTVSRDVEEKPAHAPARPEAPVDSMLKDVATIILSTFLLIGWVAFIITYPLSMHQQQQLQHQQFQKELEKIQLLQQQQQLPFHPPGDTAQDGELLDTSGPYSESSGTSSPNTSPRASNHSLCSGSSASKAGSSPSLEQDDGDEETSMVIVGKISFCPKDVLGHGAEGTIVYRGMFDNRDVAVKRILPECFSFADREVQLLRESDEHPNVIRYFCTEKDRQFQYIAIELCAATLQEYVEQKDFAHLGLEPITLLQQTTSGLAHLHSLNIVHRDLKPHNILISMPNAHGKIKAMISDFGLCKKLAAGRHSFSRRSGVPGTEGWIAPEMLSEDCKENPTYTVDIFSAGCVFYYVISEGSHPFGKSLQRQANILLGACSLECLHPEKHEDVIARELIEKMIAMDPQKRPSAKHVLKHPFFWSLEKQLQFFQDVSDRIEKESLDGPIVKQLERGGRAVVKMDWRENITVPLQTDLRKFRTYKGGSVRDLLRAMRNKKHHYRELPAEVRETLGSLPDDFVCYFTSRFPHLLAHTYRAMELCSHERLFQPYYFHRPPEPQPPVTPDAL, from the exons GTAAAAAGCAGGACATCTGGTATGTTATTGACCTCCTGACTGGGGAGAAGCAGCAGACCTTGTCATCAGCCTTTGCAGATAGTCTCTGCCCATCAACCTCTCTTCTGTATCTTGGGCGAACAG AATACACCATCACCATGTACGACACCAAAACGCGAGAGCTCCGGTGGAATGCCACCTACTTTGACTACGCAGCCTCGCTGCCTGAGGACGACATGGACTACA AGATGTCCCACTTTGTGTCCAATGGTGATGGGCTGGTGGTGACCGTGGACAGTGAATCGGGGGATGTCCTGTGGATCCAAAACTACGCCTCCCCTGTGGTGGCCTTTTATGTCTGGCAGCGGGAGGGTCTGAGGAAGGTGATGCACATCAATGTCGCCGTGGAGACCCTGCGCTATCTGACCTTCATGTCTGGGGAGGTGGGGCGCATCACCAAGTGGAAGTACCCGTTCCCCAAGGAGACAGAGGCCAAGAGCAAGCTGAC GCCCACTCTGTATGTTGGGAAATACTCTACCAGCCTCTATGCCTCTCCCTCAATGGTACACGAGGGAGTTGCTGTCGTG CCCCGCGGCAGCACACTTCCTTTGCTGGAAGGGCCCCAGACTGATGGCGTCACCATTGGGGACAAGGGGGAGTGTGTGATCACGCCCAGCACAGAGCTCAAGTTTGACTCCGGACTCAAAAGCAAGAACAAGCTCAACTACTTGAGGAATTACTGGCTTCTGATAG GCCACCATGAAACCCCACTGTCTGCATCTACCAAGATGCTGGAGAGATTTCCCAACAATCTGCCCAAACATCGGGAAAATGTGATTCCTGCTGATTCAGAGAAAAAGAGCTTTGAGGAA GTTATCAACCTGGTTGACCAGACTTCAGAAAACGCACCTACCACCGTGTCTCGGGATGTGGAGGAGAAGCCCGCCCATGCCCCCGCCCGGCCCGAGGCCCCCGTGGACTCCATGCTCAAGGACGTGGCCACCATCATCCTGAGCACCTTCCTGCTGATTGGCTGGGTGGCCTTCATCATCACCTACCCCCTG AGCAtgcatcagcagcagcagctccagcaCCAGCAGTTCCAGAAGGAACTGGAGAAGATTCAgctcctgcagcagcagcagcagctgccctTCCACCCACCTGGAGACACGGCTCAGGACGGCGAGCTTCTGGACACATCTGGCCCATACTCAGAGAGCTCGGGCACCAGCAGCCCCAACACGTCCCCCAGGGCCTCCAACCACTCGCTCTGCTCCGGCAGCTCTGCCTCCAAGGCTGGCAGCAGCCCCTCCCTGGAGCAAGACGACGGAG atgaggaaaccagcATGGTGATAGTTGGGAAAATTTCCTTCTGTCCCAAGGACGTCCTGGGCCATGGAGCTGAGGGCACAATTGTGTACCG GGGCATGTTTGACAACCGTGATGTGGCCGTGAAGAGGATCCTCCCCGAGTGTTTTAGCTTCGCAGACCGTGAGGTCCAGCTGTTGCGAGAATCAGATGAGCACCCGAACGTGATCCGCTACTTCTGCACGGAGAAGGACCGGCAATTCCAGTACATTGCCATCGAGCTGTGTGCAGCCACCCTGCAAGAg tatGTGGAGCAGAAGGACTTTGCGCATCTCGGCCTGGAGCCCATCACCTTGCTGCAGCAGACCACCTCGGGCCTGGCCCACCTTCACTCCCTCAACATCG TTCACAGAGACCTAAAGCCCCACAACATTCTCATATCCATGCCCAATGCACATGGCAAGATCAAGGCCATGATCTCTGACTTTGGCCTGTGCAAGAAGCTGGCAGCGGGCAGGCACAGCTTCAGCCGCCGATCTGGGGTGCCTGGCACAGAAGGCTGGATCGCTCCAGAGATGCTGAGCGAAGACTGTAAGGAGAACCCT ACCTACACGGTGGACATCTTTTCTGCAGGCTGCGTCTTTTACTACGTGATCTCTGAGGGCAGCCACCCTTTTGGCAAGTCCCTGCAGCGGCAGGCCAACATCCTCCTGGGTGCCTGCAGCCTCGAGTGCTTGCACCCAGAGAAGCACG AAGACGTCATTGCACGTGAATTGATAGAGAAGATGATTGCGATGGATCCTCAGAAACGCCCCTCAGCGAAGCACGTGCTGAAACACCCGTTCTTCTGGAGCCTAGAGAAGCAGCTCCAGTTCTTCCAG GACGTGAGCGACAGAATAGAAAAGGAATCCCTGGATGGCCCGATTGTGAAGCAGTTAGAGAGAGGCGGGAGAGCCGTGGTGAAGATGGACTGGCGGGAGAACATCACCGTCCCTCTCCAGACAG ACCTGCGTAAATTCAGGACCTATAAAGGTGGTTCTGTCAGAGATCTCCTCCGAGCCATGAGAAATAAG